From the genome of Streptomyces spinoverrucosus:
CTTCGTGGAGCCGCTGCCGTTCACCGCGGACGGCGACGCCCGGCGCGTGGGGGACTGCCTGGCGCACCTCGCCCGCTGGCATCAGCTGCGCGACCTCACCTCGCGGCCCTCCGTGCTGGACAACCTCGTCCAGGTGGAGGTCGTCCCGTGGGACGCGGCCGACGGCCGTCCCCTGGTGCCGGACGGCAGCGGCGACCTCGTCTGCTCCTACGCCCCGCAGGGCACGCCCGGGCCGCGTGAGCCGTGGGTGTCGATCCGGCTGCACAACCGCTCCCCGCACCGCACGCTGTGGTGCGTGCTGCTCGACCTCACCGACCGCTACGCCGCCGACCCGGCGCTCTACCCCGGCCACTTCATCGGCCCGGGCCGCACCGGACACGCCCTGGACGGCGACCCCGTCCAGCTGTCGCTGCCCGAGGGCCGGGCCGCCGTACCCGGCGCGGAGTGCCGGGACTGGCTGAAACTGATCGTCGCGGAGGGCGAGTTGAGCACGGCTCCGTTCCGGCTGCGGGCCTGGGACCCGGACGGCGACGGCAGCCGCGAGGCGACGGTCGATCCTGCGGGGGTCGTCCGGTTCGACGCCCCCGGCGGCACCCGCGAGGCGGGCCCGGTCACGGGGGGCGCGCCCGGGCGCTGGGCGACCCGGACGATCGCCCTGCGCACCGTCGTCCCGCCTACTGGCCGAGGTGCGTGAACCCGGCCCAGGCGCTCAGGTCGTCCGGGTCGATGTGCGCGGCCCGTTCGGCGAGCCGGGCGGGCAGGCCGGCGGGCAGGTCGCGGGCGGGGTCCAGCATCCACAGCTGGGCCCGGCGCAGCGCCCTGGCGGGCGGCTCGCCCTCGGTGCGCAGGAAGTGGTGGGTGAGGAACATCAGCACCGACGTGGCGTCGTCCGGCACCGGCCACAGTGAACCGACCACCGAACGGGCACCGGCCACCAGGAACGCGGTCGCCAGGCTGTACGCCTCGTTGTGCCCGCGTCCCGACACATGGCTGCGGCACGCGGCCAGCACCACCAGGCCGAGCCTGCCCCGGCCCGCCCCGGCGACCGCCTCGGTGAGTTCCTCGGCGGCCAGCTCACCGTCGTGCAGGGAGAGATGGGCGGTGCGGCGGGCGGTGCGGGCGATGGAGGCGTGGCAGGCCAGGTGCAGCACGGCACCCTCCTCGTCGGGGCTGTCCGTGCCGGTGAGCCAGGACAGCACCTCCTGCGGGGTGCCGGGCCCGTCGGCGTCGCCGCCCTCGCGCCGCCCGAGGAACCGGCCGCGCGGGTAGAAGGCCCGCTGCACCGCGTCGGCCTCCGCACCGGCCCAGCGCAGGTCCCCGGTGGGGTTGCCGACGACGAGCGCGGCGCCCGAGTGGGCGGCCTCGGGGCGGGCGGCCACGTCGCACAGCAGGCGGGCGGAGGCGGCGTACGAGATCTCCGCCTCGTGCAGGGCGTAGCGGCGCCGCCCTTCCGGGCCCTGCGTCCAGGCGGCGTGCCAGGGGACCAGGCCGAGGGTGCCCATCGGCACGAACACCAGCCGCGGTGCCCGCCCGGTGCGGGTGGCGAAGACGTCGAGCAGCGGACGCATCCCGGCGTACCAGGCCCAGCCGCACAGCCGGTCGAGCCGTTCGCGCAGGGACGGCAGGTCCGGCCGGGTGCCGGACCAGCCGGGCACGGGGCCCATCACACGCTGGTCCTGCCGGGCCGCCGCGAACGGCGTCGCGTCGCGTGCGTCCTGCGCGAGCCGGACGGCGTCGGCGTGCGGGGCGCGGGCGTACTCGCGCAGCGCGGCCGCGTCCTCCGTGAGCGTCGGCAGGGGCACGGAGTGGACGGCGCCGGTGGCGGTGACGACGACGGCGGTGCCGGGGGTGTCCTCCCCGGCGGGGACCAGGTAGACGAGGGCGTCCTTGCGCAGGGTGCGCAGGGCGGTGGCGATCTCGTCGGGGGCCGGCGGGTCGAGGAGGCGGTCCTGGGTGGCGTCCGTGCCGGTGAGGGCGGCCAGGACGCGGCGGCGCAGGGCGCTCGGGACGGACATCGGCGCCTGGAGCGCGGTGAACGGGTCGGCGGGTGCGGAGGCGAGGCCCGCGGCACGCCACTCCTCGGCCAGCGTGTCGTGGCCCGCCGCGACGAGGCGTTCGGGCACCGTGCGTGAGGTGGTCGCGGCGTGCAGCAGCAGGCCGCGGCAGGCGTCGAGGGCCTGGACGGCCTCGTCGAGGGCGTTGTCGCGCAGACACCAGCCGGCGACCTCCAGCGCGGTCGTGGTCGCCATGGCCACGGCCTGCGCGGCGTGCTCGGTACCGGACTGGAGCAGTGCCGCCCAGGCGTGCCCGCGCAGCGCGTCGAGCCCGGTGCGGCGCCCCATGCCCTTGTCGTCCCGGCGGAGTTCGCCGCGGGTGCGGTAGGCGCGGCCGAGGGCGAGCCCGGCGCCCGCGTAGAGGCGGTGCTCGGGGCCGCCGGCGGTGCGGAAGGCGTCCTCCAGCAGGGCGATGCCCTGGGCGAGATGGCGGGCGCGGGCCGTGGGGAAGCGCTGTGACTCGGCGAGCCCGCAGTGACCGGCGCCCAGGCAGAAGCCGTAGCGCAGCTTGCTGTCGCTGCCCTCGTCGGCCAGGTCGTACGCCTCCTGGATCAGCTCCATCGCCTCGGTGACGGCGACCGGGTCCCCGGTCTGGCCGGCCCGCATGAAGCGGTTGATGCCGTTGTCGCCGAGCACCCAGGCCCGGTGGTCGCGGGGCAGCCCGCGGGCCGCCCGGCGCAGTTCGGCCACCGCCGGGCGGCCGGCGAGCGGCGGCGCGGGCGGGGCGCCCAGCTCGTGGGCGAGGCGGTCGCGGGCGGAGCGGGCGTTCTCCAGCATCGTCCACAGCTCGATGCGGGTGCCGTCGTCGGGGTCCAGCTCCGCGTGCGCGGCCAGCAGTTCGGCGATGTGCGCGTCGGTGGCCGCGAGGTCGCCGCGCTGGGCGGCGGCCTGCGCCTCGAACCCGGCCTGCTGGCCGCCCATCGCACGGCGCTGGTAAGGGGACAGGGCGGTGCTGTCGCGCAGCCGCCGCCACAGCTCGCCGGCGGCCTCCAGGTCGTCGCGGGCCCCGGCGGTCTGCCCCCGGTGGCTCATGGCGGCGAACCGGGCGATGTCGATGCCGTGCCCGAGCCGGTCGTCGGTGCCGCCCGCCGGGCCCGCGCCCGCCGCCTCGACCCCGTCGTCGACGCCCGTTGCGAGGCCCGCGCCCGCCGCGTCGGCCCGCGCGAGGTGGTCGAGGACGGTGTCCATGCCGCGGCCGGAGCCCCTGAGCTCCTCGCGCAGCCGGACCTGGGCGACGACGGCGTGCGCCTTGCGCTGCCACTCGGGGTCGTCCTGCCGGTGCGACAGGACGGTGTCGACGAGTTCCGACTTCTGTGCCTCGGTGATGATCGTGCCGTGCGGGTCGAGGAGCATGCCCTGGGACAGCAGGTTGAGGGCGAAGAGCGCGCGGTCGGACTCCTTCTCCTGGGCGGCGAAGAACGCGTACGCCTTGTCGAAGGCCTCCTTGAACGCGACCCCACCGCCCAGGCCCTTGAAGATGCCGGGGAAGTCGTCGTCGGTGTCGCCGAAGTTCAGCGAGGCGATGCCACCGTCGTCGAGGTCGTGCAGTAAGCCGAGGTAGGCGTCGCGGGCTCCCTCGACGCGCATCGCCTCGGGGATGTCGTCCGGGGAGGCGGGGGTGATGCCGTGCTCGTCCCTGAGTGTGGTCCACGCCCACAGGCCCATCATCTGGGCGCTGTGGCGCAACTCCGTGGAGAAGTCGTCGTCCCGCAGGACCAGTGCGCAGGCCTCGGTGACGTCGTGCAACCGTGCGGGGTCGGGGTCGTCCCGATAGCGGCTCTGCTGGAACATTCCGAGGAAGAGCGCGGTGACGGTGACCAGCCCGTCCCGCTCGGGCACCCAGATGTCGATCGCCCGCCGGATCAGGCCGATCGCCCGGTCCCGTCCCGGCCCGTCGCCCCGCGCGCTCGCCCGTTCGTACAGCAGCCGCCCGAAGCTGTCGAGGAACACGGGCACGAGCCGCTCGACGTCGGCGGGGTCGGCGAGCAGCCCGTTCAGCTCGACCTCGGCCGCGGCGGCCTGCGCCTGGTCCTTCCAGTTGGCCCAGAGCAGGAACCGGACGAGGGCGCTGCGGATCCCCGCCTCCCACGCCCAGGACGGCTCGCTGCCGGTCCGCTGCCGCGCTTCGAGCAGCGCGGTGCCGAACTCCTCGCGGGCCTGCTCCAGTTCGTCCCGGTCGGAGGTGGCCCTGCCGTGCACCATGAGGGCGAGGCCCAGGCTGTAGCGGACCAGGGGGAGGTCGCTGCTGGGCAGCGCGGCGTCGAGCACGGACCGGTAGTGGGCGGCGGCGGCCTCGGCGTCGCCCGGCACCCGGTCCAGCTCGCAGCGCTCCAGATACAGAAAGCCCCGTGCCTCCGCCAGGTCCACGGCGTCCTGACCTCCGGGCTCCACCGTCGCGGCGGCCGCCTCGTACCGGCGCAGCGCCTCGTCGAGCAGTTCGAGGCGCTGCCGGGCGGGTCCGTCGCAGTGCAGGTAGCGCTGTTTGGCACAGGCCGCGAGCAGCTGCGCGCCGAGCTCTCGTACGGAGGCATAGTCGGCGTCGTCCGGGGGCAGCGCGCCGGTGCCCTCGGTGAGCAGCGCCCAGACCTCGTCGACGAGTTCGGGGCGCGGGTCGATGTCGTACTGGAAGGCCCGGACGTGCCCGAAGGCGACGCGCCAGGCCGCCCAGTCCTCGTCGTCGCCGGGTGCCTCGAAGGCGAGCTCGAACGCCTGGGCGGCCAGTCCCAGGTCGTCGGGGTCGTCCGCCAGGATGTGCAGCCGGTAGCTGAGCTCACCGGCCAGCGCGCACAGGGCGGGGGCGTCCGGGTCGTCGGAGGCGGTCTCGGCGAGGGCGTCGAGGATCTCCTCGCGCCGGGCGCGGAGTTCGTCGACGATGGTCTGGGCGTCGTCAGCGGTCACGGTTCGAGCTTTCCAGGATCGTCGGCAACATGCCGTACTACGGAGCGAGTTGGACGTAGTAGGGCAGCAGCACGGAGTTGAGCCACTCCCGGCCCTCCGCCGTGCCGAAATCCACGGCCTCGTCCTCCTCGCAGCGCAGCGCCCCGTCCGGGCAGCGGTCGCCGAACAGCACCACGGTCCGGTCCGCCGGTTCCCGCTTGGACGACCACACCAGGCCCTGCGCCCACGGCTGGGTGTGCCGGCGTATCCAGTGCGCCCAGTCCCGGGTGTACGGGTACTCGTGCGCCTCGGTGTGCACCAGCCAGGTGTCCTGGTGTACGGCGGCCAGGTCCTGCGCGGTCATCAGGGGCAGCACGCAGAGGTCGGCGGTGAGCCTCAGGGTGCTGAGGCGGCGCCCCTCGACGGCCCGGCGCTGCAGCAGCCGGGGGCCGCCGGCCGGGTCGAAGGGCAGGGAGCGCAGCAGGGTCTCGCACACGGCGGCGGCCGCGCTCAGGCCGGCGTACAGATAGCCGTACCGGTCGCAGGAGGTGGCGTCGAAGCGGCCGCCTCCGTACAGGCAGTGCGAGGGTCTGGGGTTGAAGTCGGCGGCGCCGCGGTGGGAGCCGTGGATGCGGTACAGCAGGGTGCCGCGGGCCAGCGTGACCTTGCCGGGGGTGCCGGTGAGCGCCTCGGGCGGCCGGTAGTTGGGCACGACGGTCAACCCTCACTGTCCATCAGAAACCGTGCGGTCTCCACGAGCTGCCGGTCCCGTCCGGTGCCGAGCAGGCGGACGGGGCTGGTGCCGAGCCAGGCGTTGGCGGACAGCCACCAGTCGGCGGCGCCCCAGGGGTCGCGGTCGGCGTCCAGCAGCGCGTTGACCTCCAGGACGACCAGCCAGGGCAGGGTCTCCTCGGAGAACTGGAACAGCGGCAGCCGCAGCCGGCCCCCGGCGCCGCGCAGCCGGATCAGATCCGGCGCGTACGGCCGGCCGCCGCCCCGTTCCACGGTCTCGGCGTCCAGCGCGGGCTCCGCGAGCAGCCGTTCCCGCACCGGTCCGAGCACCGGCCCCACCATGCGGTGACCGTCGATCAGCAGCACGGCCAGGTCCTCGGTCGCGAACCCCTGCACGGTCGGTGCCCCGCCCTGCGCCTGCTGCACGCCGACGAACCGCGCGTGCGCGTCCGCCCCGAACTCGTCGGGCAACCGCTCCCGCAACAGCCCGGCGGCCTGCGCCGCGCAGACCTGGCGGCCGGGGGCGTCGGCGTGGCGGACGACGGTGAGCAGCTCGACCAGCCGGGCCCTGGTGTCCGGCCCGAGCCGCCCGGCGATCCGGTCCCAGCGGGCCGCGGCGGCGGCGAGGGTGAGGTACGGGTCGGCCGGTTCGATCGGGGGGCGCCCCATCACTCCTCCCCCATGGCGGTCAGCAGCCGCTCCAGCAGGTCGGCGCGCGCGTGACGGCGTACCACGAAATGGATGTCCCAGTCGGCGCCCCGGGCGAGTTCCGCCTCGACGGCCGTCCACAGCGCGCCGAAGCTCTCCAGCGGGGTCAGCCCGCCGCGTCCCGCGCCGAGCAGCGGCAGGCAGACCGACCGCAGCGGGGGGTCGTGGAGGCGGGCCTCCTCGGCGAGCAGGGCGAAGACGCGGGCCACGCCCCTGGTGATGTCGGCGGGCTGTACGTCGTAGTCGTTGCTCTCGGGCCGGGGTACGGCGACGGCCACGTGGTAGACGCGGCGGATGCCCTGATCGGTCAGCGCGCCCGCGGAGGTGACGGCGACCGTGCCCGGCAGGGCCGCCCGGCCGGGTGCACCGTGCCGGGCGGCCCATGACCCCAACTCGTCGTGGATGCGGTCCTCGACGAGTCCCCCGGTGGGGTCCCTGCGCGCCCCCGCTCGGCGCAGGGTCGCGGAGATGGACGACTTGTAGGGCGCGGGC
Proteins encoded in this window:
- a CDS encoding RES family NAD+ phosphorylase, whose product is MPNYRPPEALTGTPGKVTLARGTLLYRIHGSHRGAADFNPRPSHCLYGGGRFDATSCDRYGYLYAGLSAAAAVCETLLRSLPFDPAGGPRLLQRRAVEGRRLSTLRLTADLCVLPLMTAQDLAAVHQDTWLVHTEAHEYPYTRDWAHWIRRHTQPWAQGLVWSSKREPADRTVVLFGDRCPDGALRCEEDEAVDFGTAEGREWLNSVLLPYYVQLAP
- a CDS encoding CHAT domain-containing protein; amino-acid sequence: MTADDAQTIVDELRARREEILDALAETASDDPDAPALCALAGELSYRLHILADDPDDLGLAAQAFELAFEAPGDDEDWAAWRVAFGHVRAFQYDIDPRPELVDEVWALLTEGTGALPPDDADYASVRELGAQLLAACAKQRYLHCDGPARQRLELLDEALRRYEAAAATVEPGGQDAVDLAEARGFLYLERCELDRVPGDAEAAAAHYRSVLDAALPSSDLPLVRYSLGLALMVHGRATSDRDELEQAREEFGTALLEARQRTGSEPSWAWEAGIRSALVRFLLWANWKDQAQAAAAEVELNGLLADPADVERLVPVFLDSFGRLLYERASARGDGPGRDRAIGLIRRAIDIWVPERDGLVTVTALFLGMFQQSRYRDDPDPARLHDVTEACALVLRDDDFSTELRHSAQMMGLWAWTTLRDEHGITPASPDDIPEAMRVEGARDAYLGLLHDLDDGGIASLNFGDTDDDFPGIFKGLGGGVAFKEAFDKAYAFFAAQEKESDRALFALNLLSQGMLLDPHGTIITEAQKSELVDTVLSHRQDDPEWQRKAHAVVAQVRLREELRGSGRGMDTVLDHLARADAAGAGLATGVDDGVEAAGAGPAGGTDDRLGHGIDIARFAAMSHRGQTAGARDDLEAAGELWRRLRDSTALSPYQRRAMGGQQAGFEAQAAAQRGDLAATDAHIAELLAAHAELDPDDGTRIELWTMLENARSARDRLAHELGAPPAPPLAGRPAVAELRRAARGLPRDHRAWVLGDNGINRFMRAGQTGDPVAVTEAMELIQEAYDLADEGSDSKLRYGFCLGAGHCGLAESQRFPTARARHLAQGIALLEDAFRTAGGPEHRLYAGAGLALGRAYRTRGELRRDDKGMGRRTGLDALRGHAWAALLQSGTEHAAQAVAMATTTALEVAGWCLRDNALDEAVQALDACRGLLLHAATTSRTVPERLVAAGHDTLAEEWRAAGLASAPADPFTALQAPMSVPSALRRRVLAALTGTDATQDRLLDPPAPDEIATALRTLRKDALVYLVPAGEDTPGTAVVVTATGAVHSVPLPTLTEDAAALREYARAPHADAVRLAQDARDATPFAAARQDQRVMGPVPGWSGTRPDLPSLRERLDRLCGWAWYAGMRPLLDVFATRTGRAPRLVFVPMGTLGLVPWHAAWTQGPEGRRRYALHEAEISYAASARLLCDVAARPEAAHSGAALVVGNPTGDLRWAGAEADAVQRAFYPRGRFLGRREGGDADGPGTPQEVLSWLTGTDSPDEEGAVLHLACHASIARTARRTAHLSLHDGELAAEELTEAVAGAGRGRLGLVVLAACRSHVSGRGHNEAYSLATAFLVAGARSVVGSLWPVPDDATSVLMFLTHHFLRTEGEPPARALRRAQLWMLDPARDLPAGLPARLAERAAHIDPDDLSAWAGFTHLGQ